In Pseudomonas sp. ADAK18, a single window of DNA contains:
- a CDS encoding KpsF/GutQ family sugar-phosphate isomerase: MSQSSDLIQSAQRTIRLELEAVEGLLAHIDADFVRACEMILASKGRVVVVGMGKSGHVGNKIAATLASTGTTAFFVHPAEASHGDMGMITRDDIILALSNSGTTNEIVTLLPLIKRLGIKLISLTGNPDSTLAKAAEVNLNVHVAHEACPLNLAPTSSTTAALVMGDALAVALLEARGFTAEDFAFSHPGGALGRRLLLKVENVMHTGDELPQVQRGTLLKDALMEMTRKGLGMTVILEADGRLAGVFTDGDLRRTLDRTIDIHTATIDDVMTPHGKTARAEMLAAEALKIMEDHKIGALVVVDSNDHPIGALNMHDLLRAGVM, from the coding sequence ATGAGCCAATCCAGCGACCTTATTCAATCCGCACAACGCACCATCCGCCTCGAGCTTGAAGCCGTAGAAGGCTTACTGGCCCATATCGACGCAGATTTCGTACGCGCATGCGAGATGATTCTGGCCAGCAAAGGCCGCGTTGTCGTGGTTGGCATGGGCAAATCCGGCCACGTTGGCAACAAGATTGCCGCCACCTTGGCGAGCACGGGGACCACCGCGTTTTTCGTGCATCCGGCCGAGGCCAGCCACGGCGATATGGGCATGATCACCCGGGATGACATCATCCTGGCCCTGTCCAACTCCGGCACCACCAACGAAATCGTCACCCTGCTGCCGCTGATCAAGCGCCTGGGCATCAAGCTGATCAGCCTCACCGGCAACCCGGATTCGACGTTGGCCAAGGCCGCCGAAGTGAATTTGAATGTGCATGTAGCCCATGAAGCCTGCCCGCTGAACCTGGCCCCGACCTCCTCTACCACCGCCGCCCTGGTGATGGGCGATGCGCTGGCGGTAGCCCTGCTGGAAGCCCGCGGCTTTACCGCCGAAGATTTCGCGTTTTCCCATCCGGGCGGTGCACTGGGCCGTCGGTTGCTGTTGAAAGTGGAAAACGTCATGCACACCGGCGACGAACTACCACAGGTCCAGCGCGGTACGCTGCTCAAGGACGCGCTGATGGAGATGACTCGCAAGGGCCTGGGCATGACGGTCATCCTGGAGGCCGATGGCCGCCTGGCCGGGGTTTTCACCGACGGAGACCTGCGCCGCACCCTGGACCGCACCATTGATATCCACACCGCCACCATCGACGATGTAATGACTCCTCATGGCAAGACCGCCCGCGCCGAGATGCTCGCAGCCGAAGCGCTGAAGATCATGGAGGACCACAAGATCGGCGCCCTGGTGGTGGTCGATAGCAATGATCACCCGATTGGCGCCCTGAACATGCACGACTTGCTGCGTGCGGGAGTGATGTAA
- a CDS encoding HAD family hydrolase — protein MTTDLLQRGKHIKLAIFDVDGVLTDGRLYFLEDGSEFKTFNTLDGQGIKMLMASGVQTAIISGRKTPVVERRAQNLGIPHLYQGREDKLVVLDELLGQLNLSYEQVAYLGDDLPDLPVIRRVGLGMAVANAAAFVREHAHGVTTARGGEGAAREFCELILRAQGSLEAAHAAYL, from the coding sequence ATGACCACCGACCTGCTGCAACGTGGCAAACACATCAAATTGGCGATTTTCGACGTTGACGGCGTGCTGACCGATGGCCGCCTGTACTTCCTCGAAGATGGCAGCGAATTCAAGACGTTCAACACCCTCGACGGCCAGGGCATCAAGATGCTCATGGCTTCAGGCGTGCAAACAGCCATTATCAGCGGTCGCAAGACCCCCGTTGTGGAACGTCGCGCACAAAACCTGGGGATTCCTCACCTCTATCAGGGCCGCGAGGATAAACTGGTGGTTCTGGACGAGCTTCTTGGCCAACTCAACCTAAGCTATGAGCAGGTTGCCTACCTGGGTGATGACTTGCCTGACTTGCCGGTAATTCGCCGGGTCGGCCTAGGCATGGCGGTGGCCAATGCTGCAGCCTTTGTTCGCGAGCACGCCCATGGTGTTACCACAGCCCGTGGCGGCGAAGGCGCCGCCCGTGAGTTCTGCGAATTGATCCTGCGCGCCCAGGGCAGCCTTGAAGCGGCTCACGCCGCCTACTTATAG
- the lptC gene encoding LPS export ABC transporter periplasmic protein LptC, which produces MLSKKIRNFLLFAVIAALFAAVGYWNISPERFLDQPVVQVDQSAIDYYATNAYSIQFLPDGKVQYEMTSEKVDHMKASQITMLTKPDMQLYRGAEFPWHVTSERGEVNPDGTEVELIDSVRVARTDAQNRDTIITSSRMTVFPQKQYAQTEQDVRIDGAGGVSTGKGMKAYLKESRIHLLSNVRGQYEAR; this is translated from the coding sequence ATGCTGAGTAAAAAGATTCGCAATTTCCTGTTATTCGCCGTCATCGCCGCGCTGTTCGCGGCGGTTGGCTACTGGAATATCAGCCCGGAACGCTTCCTCGACCAGCCTGTTGTGCAGGTCGACCAGAGCGCTATCGACTATTACGCCACCAATGCCTACAGCATCCAGTTCCTGCCCGACGGCAAGGTTCAGTATGAGATGACCTCGGAAAAGGTCGATCACATGAAGGCTTCGCAGATCACGATGCTGACCAAACCGGACATGCAACTGTATCGCGGCGCAGAGTTCCCCTGGCATGTCACCAGCGAACGTGGCGAGGTCAATCCCGACGGTACTGAGGTCGAGCTGATCGACTCGGTTCGCGTCGCTCGTACCGACGCACAGAACCGCGACACCATCATTACCAGCAGTCGCATGACCGTATTCCCACAGAAGCAATATGCGCAGACCGAGCAAGACGTTAGAATCGACGGCGCTGGCGGTGTATCGACTGGCAAGGGAATGAAAGCGTATTTGAAAGAAAGCAGGATACACCTGCTATCGAACGTAAGAGGACAGTATGAGGCTCGTTAA
- the lptA gene encoding lipopolysaccharide transport periplasmic protein LptA → MRLVKTLPILLGLGAALGSVSAWALPNDSQQPIHIQADDAQLDDKQGVATYKGDVIITQGSMIVKGNTVTLTRTKDGAIDVVTSVGNLAYFEQLQKVGDPKPVQGYGVTIQYHAQQNRIVLIDKAKVINDGNTTEGEKIVYDTVKQIAQAGRANGATVTEKRPRIDMVIQPKEKKTP, encoded by the coding sequence ATGAGGCTCGTTAAAACCCTCCCTATTTTGCTCGGTCTGGGCGCAGCACTGGGAAGCGTGAGCGCCTGGGCTCTGCCGAACGATAGCCAGCAACCGATCCACATTCAGGCTGACGATGCGCAGCTGGATGACAAGCAAGGTGTCGCGACCTACAAAGGTGACGTAATCATCACCCAAGGCTCGATGATCGTTAAGGGCAACACCGTGACACTTACTCGTACCAAAGACGGCGCGATTGATGTGGTCACTTCCGTGGGCAACCTGGCGTATTTCGAACAGCTGCAAAAGGTTGGCGACCCGAAACCGGTCCAGGGCTACGGCGTGACGATTCAGTACCATGCCCAGCAAAACCGCATCGTGCTGATCGACAAGGCCAAGGTCATCAATGACGGCAACACCACCGAAGGCGAAAAAATCGTCTACGACACCGTAAAGCAAATTGCCCAGGCTGGTCGTGCCAATGGCGCCACGGTCACCGAGAAACGTCCGCGTATCGACATGGTCATCCAGCCGAAAGAGAAGAAGACTCCGTAA
- the lptB gene encoding LPS export ABC transporter ATP-binding protein, which produces MATLKAQHLAKAYKSRQVVRDVSLSIDSGQIVGLLGPNGAGKTTCFYMIVGLVQADQGRVLIDDLDVSHQPMHGRARAGIGYLPQEASIFRKLSVSDNIMAILETRKELDRAGRKKELESLLQEFHINHIRDNLGMSLSGGERRRVEIARALATAPKFILLDEPFAGVDPISVGDIKQIIHHLKAKGIGVLITDHNVRETLDICETAYIVNDGQLIAEGDSATILANELVKEVYLGHEFRL; this is translated from the coding sequence ATGGCAACCCTGAAAGCCCAGCATCTGGCCAAGGCCTATAAAAGCCGTCAGGTCGTGCGCGACGTCAGCCTGTCGATCGACAGTGGCCAGATAGTCGGCTTGCTCGGCCCCAACGGTGCCGGCAAGACTACCTGCTTCTACATGATCGTTGGCCTGGTACAGGCCGATCAGGGTCGCGTACTGATCGACGACTTGGACGTCAGCCATCAGCCCATGCACGGTCGTGCACGGGCGGGTATCGGCTATCTTCCACAAGAAGCATCGATCTTCCGCAAACTGTCGGTATCCGACAACATCATGGCGATCCTCGAGACCCGCAAGGAACTCGACCGCGCCGGACGCAAGAAAGAGCTGGAAAGCCTGCTGCAGGAGTTCCATATCAACCACATTCGCGACAACCTCGGCATGAGCCTCTCCGGCGGCGAGCGTCGTCGCGTGGAAATCGCCCGCGCCCTGGCCACTGCACCGAAGTTCATCCTGCTGGACGAACCCTTCGCCGGTGTTGACCCAATCTCGGTCGGCGATATCAAACAGATCATCCATCACCTCAAGGCCAAGGGTATCGGTGTATTGATCACCGACCACAACGTCCGCGAGACCCTCGATATCTGCGAAACAGCCTATATCGTCAACGATGGGCAACTGATTGCCGAAGGCGATTCCGCCACCATCCTGGCCAACGAACTGGTCAAGGAAGTGTACCTGGGCCACGAGTTCCGTCTGTAA
- a CDS encoding RNA polymerase factor sigma-54, with protein MKPSLVLRMGQQLTMTPQLQQAIRLLQLSTLDLQQEIQEALESNPMLERQEEGEDFDNADPLADNVEQKPNTDTQEPSYQETAPTVDNLEEGEWNERIPNELPVDTAWEDVYQTSASSLPSNDDDEWDFTTRTSAGESLQSHLLWQLNLAPMSDTDRLIAVTLIDCINNQGYLDETLEEILEAFDPELDIELDEIEAVLHRIQQFEPAGIGARSLSECLQLQLRQLPAKTPWLAEAQRLVTDFIDLLGSRDYSQLMRRMKLKEDDLRQIIELVQSLNPRPGSQIESSEAEYVVPDVIVRKDNERWLVELNQESVPRLRVNPQYAGFVRRADTSADNTFMRNQLQEARWFIKSLQSRNETLMKVATQIVEHQRGFLEYGDEAMKPLVLHDIAEAVGMHESTISRVTTQKFMHTPRGIYELKYFFSSHVSTSEGGECSSTAIRAIIKKLVAAENQKKPLSDSKIAGLLEAQGIQVARRTVAKYRESLGIAPSSERKRLM; from the coding sequence ATGAAACCATCGCTAGTCCTGAGAATGGGCCAGCAGCTGACGATGACACCGCAGCTGCAACAGGCCATCCGCCTGCTCCAATTGTCGACCCTGGACCTGCAACAGGAAATCCAGGAGGCCCTGGAGTCCAATCCGATGCTCGAACGCCAGGAAGAAGGCGAAGACTTCGATAACGCCGACCCGCTGGCCGATAACGTCGAGCAAAAACCCAATACCGATACCCAGGAACCCTCCTACCAGGAAACCGCCCCGACAGTAGACAACCTCGAGGAAGGCGAATGGAACGAACGCATTCCCAATGAGTTGCCGGTCGACACCGCTTGGGAAGACGTGTACCAGACCAGCGCCAGCAGCCTGCCCAGCAACGACGATGACGAGTGGGACTTCACCACCCGCACGTCCGCCGGCGAAAGCCTGCAAAGTCATCTGCTGTGGCAACTGAACCTCGCGCCGATGTCCGACACCGATCGCCTGATCGCCGTTACCCTGATCGACTGCATCAATAACCAGGGATACCTGGACGAGACGCTGGAGGAGATCCTCGAAGCCTTCGACCCGGAACTGGACATCGAGCTGGACGAAATCGAAGCCGTCCTGCACCGCATCCAGCAGTTTGAACCTGCCGGCATCGGCGCCCGCAGCCTCAGTGAGTGCCTGCAGCTACAACTGCGTCAACTGCCAGCCAAGACGCCGTGGCTGGCCGAGGCCCAACGCTTGGTCACCGACTTCATCGACCTGCTGGGCAGCCGTGACTACAGCCAACTGATGCGCCGGATGAAGCTCAAGGAAGACGACCTGCGCCAGATCATCGAACTGGTGCAAAGCCTCAACCCACGCCCCGGTTCGCAAATCGAATCCAGTGAAGCCGAATATGTCGTTCCCGATGTGATCGTGCGCAAGGACAACGAACGCTGGCTGGTGGAGCTGAACCAGGAATCAGTGCCTCGCCTGCGGGTCAACCCGCAATATGCCGGTTTCGTCCGTCGCGCCGACACCAGCGCCGACAACACCTTCATGCGCAACCAACTGCAGGAAGCACGCTGGTTCATCAAGAGCCTGCAGAGCCGTAACGAAACCCTGATGAAAGTGGCCACTCAGATTGTCGAGCATCAGCGCGGCTTTCTGGAGTATGGCGACGAAGCGATGAAACCGCTGGTGCTGCACGACATTGCCGAAGCGGTCGGCATGCACGAGTCGACGATTTCCCGGGTCACCACGCAAAAATTCATGCATACCCCACGGGGTATTTATGAGCTGAAATACTTTTTCTCCAGCCATGTCAGCACCTCCGAAGGCGGCGAATGCTCGTCCACGGCAATCCGCGCGATCATCAAAAAACTGGTTGCCGCGGAAAATCAGAAAAAGCCGTTGAGTGACAGCAAGATCGCTGGTTTACTGGAGGCACAAGGCATTCAGGTCGCCCGTCGAACCGTCGCCAAGTACCGCGAGTCCCTGGGGATCGCGCCTTCCAGCGAGCGCAAGCGTTTGATGTGA
- the raiA gene encoding ribosome-associated translation inhibitor RaiA, producing the protein MQVNISGHHVEVTPPLREYVEQKLKRLEGHFDKITNVQVIMKVDKLQQKIEATLQIPGGEVVANAEHEDMYASIDALTDKLDRQLKKHKEKNLHLMQGTGR; encoded by the coding sequence ATGCAAGTCAACATCAGTGGACACCATGTAGAAGTCACCCCTCCATTGCGCGAATACGTCGAGCAGAAGCTGAAGCGACTTGAGGGTCATTTCGACAAGATCACCAATGTGCAGGTCATCATGAAGGTCGATAAGCTTCAGCAGAAAATCGAAGCAACCCTTCAGATACCCGGTGGCGAAGTGGTCGCCAATGCCGAGCATGAAGACATGTATGCATCAATCGATGCCTTGACTGACAAGCTTGACCGCCAACTTAAAAAGCATAAGGAAAAGAACCTGCACCTGATGCAAGGTACAGGTCGCTAA
- the ptsN gene encoding PTS IIA-like nitrogen regulatory protein PtsN: MIRLETILTPGRSLVNVPGGSKKRALEQIANLIGREVPELDTQAVYEALIAREKLGSTGFGNGIAIPHCRLQGCESPVSALLHLDAPIDFDAIDGAPVDLLFVLLVPQAATDAHLELLRQIASMLDRKEVRDKLRSANSNEALYQVVLDEQNGQ, translated from the coding sequence ATGATCCGACTTGAAACCATCCTGACCCCCGGCCGTTCCCTCGTGAACGTGCCGGGCGGCAGTAAAAAGCGCGCCCTCGAACAAATTGCCAACCTGATCGGCCGCGAAGTGCCCGAGCTGGATACGCAAGCTGTGTACGAGGCCCTGATTGCCCGTGAAAAGCTCGGTTCGACCGGCTTTGGCAACGGCATCGCCATTCCTCATTGCCGCCTGCAAGGCTGTGAGTCGCCAGTCAGTGCCCTGCTGCACCTGGACGCCCCTATCGATTTCGACGCCATCGACGGCGCCCCCGTGGACCTGCTCTTCGTCCTGCTGGTCCCGCAAGCTGCCACCGATGCACACCTGGAACTGCTCCGGCAGATCGCCAGCATGCTCGACCGCAAAGAAGTACGCGACAAACTGCGCAGCGCCAACAGCAATGAGGCGTTGTATCAGGTCGTCCTGGATGAACAGAACGGGCAGTAA
- the rapZ gene encoding RNase adapter RapZ, protein MRLIIVSGRSGSGKSTALNVLEDNGFYCIDNLPAGLLPELAERALIHTELAQPLVAVSIDARNLPSHLTRFPELLEEVRSKHIHCDVLYLDADEETLLKRFSETRRRHPLSSPHRSLAEAIEDETKLLGPIIDLADLKINTTNLNLYQLRDAIKLRLLNQPEPGTAFLVESFGFKRGMPVDADLVFDVRCLPNPYWKPELRDQSGLDLPVAEYLAAQPDVEEMFQDISSYLLKWLPRFAASNRAYVTIAIGCTGGHHRSVYLTERLGQVLQQTLKNVQVRHRDLS, encoded by the coding sequence ATGCGTTTGATCATCGTCAGCGGCCGCTCCGGCTCGGGTAAAAGTACTGCCCTCAATGTTCTTGAGGACAACGGCTTCTATTGCATCGATAACTTGCCCGCCGGTTTGCTGCCCGAGCTGGCGGAGCGCGCCTTGATCCATACAGAGCTGGCGCAACCGCTGGTGGCCGTGTCCATCGACGCCCGCAACCTGCCCAGCCACCTCACGCGCTTCCCGGAACTGCTTGAAGAAGTGCGCAGCAAACATATCCACTGCGATGTGCTGTACCTGGATGCTGACGAAGAAACCTTGTTAAAGCGTTTCTCCGAAACCCGTCGACGCCATCCCCTCAGCAGCCCACACCGCTCGCTGGCCGAAGCCATCGAGGACGAGACCAAGCTGCTGGGCCCGATCATTGATTTGGCCGACCTGAAGATCAACACCACGAACCTGAACCTGTATCAACTGCGCGATGCCATCAAGCTGCGCCTGTTGAACCAGCCGGAGCCCGGTACAGCGTTCCTGGTCGAGTCGTTCGGCTTCAAGCGGGGCATGCCGGTGGACGCCGACCTGGTGTTTGACGTGCGTTGCCTGCCCAACCCGTACTGGAAGCCGGAACTGCGCGACCAATCCGGCCTGGATCTACCGGTGGCCGAGTATCTGGCGGCACAACCGGATGTCGAGGAAATGTTCCAGGACATATCCAGCTACCTGCTCAAATGGCTGCCACGTTTTGCTGCCAGCAATCGAGCCTATGTCACCATCGCCATTGGCTGCACCGGTGGGCACCATCGTTCTGTCTATCTGACGGAGCGCCTGGGCCAGGTGTTGCAGCAAACCCTCAAGAACGTCCAGGTTCGCCACCGCGACCTTAGCTGA
- a CDS encoding HPr family phosphocarrier protein: MPALEIEIINKLGLHARASAKFVGVAGQFPCQIRAGRTPESMVDGKSIMAMMMLAAGKGTKIHLKTEGEQENEAMAALVKLINDYFDEGE; this comes from the coding sequence ATGCCCGCTCTGGAAATTGAAATCATCAACAAGTTGGGCTTGCATGCCCGGGCCTCAGCCAAGTTTGTCGGCGTTGCAGGGCAGTTTCCTTGCCAGATCAGGGCCGGGCGCACTCCGGAATCCATGGTTGATGGCAAAAGCATCATGGCCATGATGATGCTGGCTGCCGGCAAGGGCACCAAGATCCACTTGAAAACGGAAGGCGAGCAAGAGAATGAAGCGATGGCGGCTCTGGTAAAGCTGATCAATGACTACTTTGACGAGGGTGAGTAA
- a CDS encoding ZIP family metal transporter: MGTETLAISSVRMFRYAFGSLLLLAGTALLVAQGLAWLDLEPRILRALQGGAICALGTALGAVPVLVIRRMPLAVSDTLLGFGAGVMLAATAFSLIVPGIAAAESLGLSSWSASGLISFGIMLGAFGLFLVDRKVSGASPEMLVGTPEHSVIPPRIWLFVFAIIAHNIPEGMAVGVSAGGGMPDADSLAMGIALQDVPEGLVIALVLAGAGMSRIKAFLIGAASGLVEPVFAVLCAWLVSLAQVLLPLGLALAAGAMLLVVTHEVIPESRRNGHDKLASLGLCVGFCLMMVMDTALG, encoded by the coding sequence ATGGGCACTGAAACACTGGCGATTAGCAGCGTGCGAATGTTCCGTTATGCGTTTGGCTCGCTGTTGCTGCTGGCAGGAACTGCATTGCTGGTGGCTCAAGGGCTGGCCTGGCTGGATCTGGAACCGCGTATTTTGCGGGCCCTGCAAGGTGGGGCCATCTGTGCCCTGGGAACGGCTTTGGGGGCGGTGCCAGTGTTGGTGATTCGCCGGATGCCACTGGCGGTGAGTGATACGTTGCTCGGTTTTGGTGCCGGGGTGATGTTGGCGGCGACGGCGTTTTCGCTGATTGTGCCCGGTATTGCCGCAGCCGAAAGTCTTGGTTTATCGTCTTGGTCGGCCAGCGGGCTGATCAGTTTCGGCATCATGCTGGGGGCGTTCGGGCTGTTTCTGGTGGATCGCAAAGTCTCCGGTGCCAGTCCGGAAATGCTGGTGGGCACGCCGGAGCACTCGGTTATCCCGCCGCGTATCTGGTTGTTTGTGTTTGCCATCATTGCCCATAACATTCCCGAAGGAATGGCGGTCGGAGTGTCGGCGGGTGGCGGCATGCCTGACGCAGATAGTCTGGCCATGGGCATCGCGCTGCAGGATGTGCCGGAAGGGCTGGTGATTGCGTTGGTGCTGGCGGGTGCGGGGATGTCGCGGATCAAGGCGTTCCTGATCGGTGCTGCGTCCGGATTGGTCGAGCCGGTGTTTGCCGTGTTGTGTGCCTGGCTGGTGAGCCTGGCGCAAGTGCTGCTGCCCTTGGGGTTGGCGTTGGCAGCAGGCGCGATGTTGCTGGTAGTGACGCACGAAGTGATACCCGAGTCGCGGCGTAATGGCCACGACAAGCTGGCTAGCTTGGGATTGTGTGTCGGGTTTTGTTTGATGATGGTGATGGATACGGCGCTGGGGTAG
- a CDS encoding superoxide dismutase: MTYTLPALPYAYDALEPHIDAQTMEIHYTKHHQTYINNLNAAVEGTEWAGWPVEKLVSSVQQLPEKLRAAVINQGGGHANHSLFWAVMSPKGGGKPDGALGKAIDEQLGGFDSFKEAFTKAALTRFGSGWAWLSVTPQKTLVVESSGNQDSPLMSGNTPILGLDVWEHAYYLLYQNRRPEYINAFYSVINWPEVAERYRAALA; the protein is encoded by the coding sequence ATGACCTACACCTTGCCTGCCTTGCCCTACGCCTATGACGCCCTGGAGCCGCATATCGATGCGCAAACCATGGAGATTCACTACACCAAGCACCATCAGACCTACATCAATAACCTGAACGCGGCTGTTGAAGGCACCGAGTGGGCGGGTTGGCCGGTGGAGAAACTGGTGTCCAGCGTCCAGCAACTGCCGGAAAAACTGCGTGCAGCGGTGATCAATCAGGGCGGAGGTCATGCCAACCACTCGTTGTTCTGGGCAGTCATGTCGCCCAAGGGCGGAGGCAAGCCGGACGGTGCGTTGGGCAAGGCTATTGATGAACAGTTGGGTGGCTTCGACAGTTTCAAGGAGGCGTTCACCAAAGCCGCATTGACCCGCTTTGGCAGTGGCTGGGCCTGGCTGAGCGTGACCCCGCAAAAGACCTTGGTGGTAGAAAGCAGCGGCAATCAAGACAGCCCGCTAATGAGCGGCAATACGCCAATTCTCGGTCTGGACGTCTGGGAGCACGCCTATTACCTGCTGTACCAGAACCGCCGTCCGGAATACATCAACGCGTTCTACAGCGTCATTAACTGGCCAGAAGTCGCCGAGCGGTACCGCGCTGCGCTCGCCTGA
- a CDS encoding lyase family protein, whose translation MSNTRIERDSMGELQVPAEALYGAQTQRAVNNFPISHQRMPAPFIRALILAKAAAAKANVELKQLSEAQGKAIVDAALGLLEGDFMQHFPVDIFQTGSGTSSNMNANEVIATLASRLLGEPVNPNDHVNCGQSSNDIIPTTIHVSAALVLHEQTLPALLHLVQVIERKAQEVHPFIKTGRTHLMDAMPVRMSQVLNGWAQQLKANIGHLQDLLPSLHALAQGGTAVGTGINAHPEFAVRFSQQLSRLTEVRFTPGKNLFALIGSQDTAVAVSGQLKAIAVSLMKIANDLRWMNSGPLAGLGEIELEGLQPGSSIMPGKVNPVIPEATAMVAAQVIGNDSVITIAGQSGNFELNVMLPIIAQNLLSSLELLANSSRLLADKAIASFKVNEAKLKEALSRNPILVTALNPIIGYQKAAEIAKKAYQQGRPVIDVALEHTDLSRSQLEILLDPEKLTAGGV comes from the coding sequence ATGAGTAATACCCGTATCGAACGCGACAGCATGGGTGAACTACAAGTACCGGCCGAAGCCTTGTATGGCGCGCAAACACAGCGCGCAGTGAATAACTTTCCCATCAGTCACCAGCGCATGCCGGCGCCATTCATTCGTGCCCTAATCCTCGCCAAAGCTGCCGCGGCCAAGGCCAACGTCGAGCTGAAGCAGTTGAGCGAAGCCCAAGGCAAGGCCATCGTCGATGCCGCCCTGGGGTTGCTGGAAGGCGACTTCATGCAGCACTTTCCGGTGGATATTTTCCAGACCGGTTCTGGCACCAGCTCCAACATGAACGCCAACGAAGTCATCGCGACGCTCGCCAGCCGTCTGCTGGGCGAGCCGGTCAATCCCAATGACCACGTGAACTGCGGGCAAAGCAGCAACGACATCATCCCGACCACGATTCACGTCAGCGCGGCGCTGGTGCTGCATGAGCAAACACTGCCGGCATTGCTGCACCTGGTGCAGGTGATCGAGCGCAAAGCGCAGGAGGTTCATCCGTTTATCAAGACCGGTCGTACCCACCTGATGGACGCCATGCCCGTACGCATGAGCCAGGTGCTCAATGGCTGGGCGCAGCAACTCAAGGCCAATATCGGTCACCTGCAAGACTTGCTACCGAGCCTGCACGCCCTGGCCCAGGGTGGCACGGCGGTAGGAACCGGGATCAACGCGCATCCGGAATTTGCTGTGCGTTTCAGCCAGCAGCTCAGTCGTTTGACCGAGGTGAGATTTACGCCCGGCAAAAACCTGTTTGCCCTGATTGGTTCTCAGGACACCGCCGTCGCCGTGTCTGGTCAACTGAAAGCCATCGCCGTGTCCTTGATGAAGATTGCCAACGATCTGCGCTGGATGAACTCCGGTCCGCTGGCCGGCCTCGGTGAAATCGAGCTGGAAGGCTTGCAACCCGGTTCTTCGATCATGCCGGGCAAGGTCAATCCGGTGATTCCGGAGGCCACTGCGATGGTTGCGGCGCAAGTGATCGGAAATGACTCGGTGATCACCATCGCCGGCCAATCCGGCAACTTCGAACTGAACGTCATGCTTCCGATCATTGCCCAGAACTTGCTCAGTAGCCTGGAGCTGCTGGCCAACTCCAGCCGCCTGCTGGCGGACAAGGCAATCGCCAGCTTCAAGGTCAACGAGGCCAAGCTCAAGGAGGCGCTGTCGCGAAACCCGATCCTGGTCACCGCACTCAACCCGATCATTGGTTACCAAAAGGCCGCTGAGATCGCCAAGAAGGCCTATCAGCAAGGTCGTCCGGTGATTGATGTCGCGCTTGAACACACGGACTTGTCCCGCAGCCAACTGGAAATCCTCTTGGATCCGGAAAAGCTCACGGCGGGCGGCGTGTAA
- a CDS encoding FagA protein, which produces MSSVLHEDPYLESWRWMSRQIRCGLDPDEPRLIEHYLAEGRYLACCTATHPWTIAETSFRLLLDTAADTALPWHWRSMCMDQAWRPLRDLEKLSHCACRLKRWQTFAWQLATCELLPSISFSDLMQGFPDE; this is translated from the coding sequence ATGAGTTCTGTCCTGCATGAGGATCCCTACCTGGAAAGCTGGCGCTGGATGAGTCGTCAGATTCGCTGCGGTCTCGATCCTGATGAGCCGCGCCTGATCGAACATTACCTGGCTGAAGGTCGGTATCTGGCCTGCTGTACGGCGACCCATCCTTGGACCATCGCCGAAACCTCATTCCGTCTGCTTCTGGATACCGCTGCCGATACAGCGCTGCCTTGGCACTGGCGATCCATGTGCATGGATCAGGCCTGGCGCCCCCTGCGCGACCTGGAAAAACTATCCCACTGTGCCTGCCGCCTCAAGCGCTGGCAGACTTTTGCCTGGCAACTGGCGACCTGTGAGTTGCTGCCTTCCATTTCCTTTTCTGACTTGATGCAAGGATTTCCCGATGAGTAA